One window from the genome of Strix uralensis isolate ZFMK-TIS-50842 chromosome 22, bStrUra1, whole genome shotgun sequence encodes:
- the LOC141953452 gene encoding transcription factor CP2-like protein 1 isoform X6, translated as MLFWHGQPDYWSSAGEMYPISRDPPVLPYLKQEEPNGISTSHPPCPPFQYVLCAPTSPAVRHHEETLTYLNQGQSYEIRMMGNPRVDPAGEGRRMMKSVVRVVFHDRRLQYSEQQQLEGWRWSRPGDRILDIDIPLSVGILDPQIHPTLLNTVEFLWDPSRRTSVFVQVHCISTEFTLRKNGGEKGVPFRIQIDTFGAGGKGDPPEHLHSASCLVKVFKPKGADRKQKTDREKVEKQPALEREKFQPAYESTVLAECTPWPDVLGAPPSPPSTPGLPSPHTFKLLSPERVCVSPACAAESPAESPGEALSPCASPLETQQWLHKRRFSAYARVFANFAGADLLKLSRRDLIQICGAPDGIRLCNALTGRCLRPRLTLYVSREPAGGAEGAGEGCSGLYQELHLEELTVAELSGKLAELLGLPVAQILRVSRQGPSGIHILVSDAMIRNLLDETCFVVAISKAQGPEGYDLVLR; from the exons ATGCTTTTTTGGCATGGTCAACCTGATTACTGGTCCAGTGCTGGGGAGATGTACCCCATCTCCAg GGACCCCCCCGTTTTGCCTTACCTGAAGCAGGAGGAGCCCAACGGCATCTCCACCTcgcaccccccctgcccccctttCCAGTACGTGCTCTGCGCCCCAACTTCTCCCGCCGTCCGGCACCACGAGGAGACCCTCACCTACCTCAACCAGG GGCAATCGTATGAGATCCGGATGATGGGGAACCCCCGGGTGGACCCCGCTGGGGAGGGACGGAGGATGATGAAG AGCGTGGTCCGGGTGGTCTTCCACGACCGGCGGCTGCAGTActcggagcagcagcagctggagggctggCGGTGGAGCCGCCCGGGCGATCGCATCCTCGACATCG ACATCCCGCTCTCCGTCGGCATCCTCGACCCCCAAATCCACCCCACGCTGCTCAACACGGTGGAGTTTCTCTGGGACCCCTCGAGGCGGACGTCTGTCTTTGTGCAG GTTCACTGTATCAGCACCGAGTTCACGCTGCGGAAGAACGGGGGGGAGAAAGGCGTCCCCTTCCGCATCCAGATCGACACCTTCGGGGCGGGGGGCAAGGGGGACCCCCCCGAGCACCTCCACTCCGCCAGCTGCCTCGTCAAAGTGTTCAAG CCCAAAGGGGCTGACAGGAAGCAGAAGACGGACCGGGAGAAGGTGGAGAAGCAGCCGGCGCTGGAGCGGGAGAAATTCCAGCCGGCCTACGAGAGCACGGTGCTGGCGGAG TGCACCCCGTGGCCAGACgtgctgggtgccccccccagcccccccagcaccccggggctgCCGTCTCCTCACACCTTCAAGCTGCTGAGCCCCGAGAG GGTGTGTGTGTCACCCGCCTGCGCTGCCGAGAGCCCCGCGGAGAGTCCTGGCGAG GCGCTGAGCCCCTGCGCATCCCCCCTGGAGACGCAGCAGTGGCTGCACAAACGCCGCTTCTCTGCCTACGCCCGGGTCTTCGCCAACTTCGCAG GCGCTGACCTGCTGAAGCTCTCCCGCAGGGACCTGATCCAGATCTGCGGAGCCCCCGACGGCATCCGCCTCTGCAACGCGCTGACGGGCAG GTGCCTGCGGCCTCGACTGACCCTCTACGTGTCGCGGGAACCCGCCGGTGGGGCTGAGGGCGCAGGGGAGGGATGCTCAG ggctgtaCCAGGAGTTGCACCTGGAGGAGCTGACGGTGGCCGAGCTGAGCGGGAAACTGGccgagctgctggggctgcccgtGGCCCAAATCCTGCGGGTGTCCCGGCAGGGCCCCTCCGGCATCCACATCCTCGTCAGCGACGCG ATGATCAGGAACCTCCTGGACGAGACGTGCTTTGTGGTGGCCATCAGCAAAG CGCAAGGCCCCGAGGGGTACGACCTGGTGCTGCGGTAG
- the LOC141953452 gene encoding transcription factor CP2-like protein 1 isoform X4, with translation MLFWHGQPDYWSSAGEMYPISRDPPVLPYLKQEEPNGISTSHPPCPPFQYVLCAPTSPAVRHHEETLTYLNQGQSYEIRMMGNPRVDPAGEGRRMMKVRWRWGGCVCPPPKKTWGEALGQSSDLKSQSSPSPAPVQPQFSPGPVPAEPQFSPSSAPVQPQSSPSSPPVQPQLSPSPAPAQPQSSPSPAPVQPQFTPSPAPVQPQFSPSSVLVQSQPSPGLAPAQPQSSPSPGPVHPQSSPSPAPVHPQSSPSSAPAHPQSSPSSPPVQPQSSPSSAPVHPQSSPSPAPVQPQSSPSLRGRGPDPAAQSVVRVVFHDRRLQYSEQQQLEGWRWSRPGDRILDIDIPLSVGILDPQIHPTLLNTVEFLWDPSRRTSVFVQVHCISTEFTLRKNGGEKGVPFRIQIDTFGAGGKGDPPEHLHSASCLVKVFKPKGADRKQKTDREKVEKQPALEREKFQPAYESTVLAECTPWPDVLGAPPSPPSTPGLPSPHTFKLLSPERVCVSPACAAESPAESPGEALSPCASPLETQQWLHKRRFSAYARVFANFAGADLLKLSRRDLIQICGAPDGIRLCNALTGRCLRPRLTLYVSREPAGGAEGAGEGCSGLYQELHLEELTVAELSGKLAELLGLPVAQILRVSRQGPSGIHILVSDAVPLAAAGRGPRLQDGTRSPNLAPPPLAPWPRR, from the exons ATGCTTTTTTGGCATGGTCAACCTGATTACTGGTCCAGTGCTGGGGAGATGTACCCCATCTCCAg GGACCCCCCCGTTTTGCCTTACCTGAAGCAGGAGGAGCCCAACGGCATCTCCACCTcgcaccccccctgcccccctttCCAGTACGTGCTCTGCGCCCCAACTTCTCCCGCCGTCCGGCACCACGAGGAGACCCTCACCTACCTCAACCAGG GGCAATCGTATGAGATCCGGATGATGGGGAACCCCCGGGTGGACCCCGCTGGGGAGGGACGGAGGATGATGAAGGTGAGatggagatggggggggtgtgtgtgtccccccccaaaaaaaacctggGGTGAAGCCTTGGGGCAAAGCTCTGACCTTAAGTCCCAGTCCAGCCCCAGTCCAGCCCCAGTTCAGCCCCAGTTCAGTCCTGGTCCAGTCCCAGCCGAGCCCCAGTTtagccccagctcagccccagtcCAGCCCCAGTCCAGCCCCAGTTCACCCCCAGttcagccccagctcagccccagtccagccccagctcagccccagtcCAGCCCCAGTCCAGCCCCAGTCCAGCCCCAGTTCACCCCCAGTCCAGCCCCAGTTCAGCCCCAGTTCAGCCCCAGTTCAGTCCTGGTCCAGTCCCAGCCGAGCCCCGGTTtagccccagctcagccccagtcCAGCCCCAGTCCAGGCCCAGTTCACCCCCAGTCCAGCCCCAGTCCAGCCCCAGTTCACCCCCAGTCCAGCCCCAGTTCAGCCCCAGCTCACCCCCAGTCCAGCCCCAGTTCACCCCCAGTCCAGCCCCAGTCCAGCCCCAGTTCAGCCCCAGTTCACCCCCAGTCCAGCCCCAGTCCAGCCCCAGTTCAGCCCCAGTCCAGCCCATCTCTCCGTGGGCGCGGGCCTGATCCTGCGGCGCAGAGCGTGGTCCGGGTGGTCTTCCACGACCGGCGGCTGCAGTActcggagcagcagcagctggagggctggCGGTGGAGCCGCCCGGGCGATCGCATCCTCGACATCG ACATCCCGCTCTCCGTCGGCATCCTCGACCCCCAAATCCACCCCACGCTGCTCAACACGGTGGAGTTTCTCTGGGACCCCTCGAGGCGGACGTCTGTCTTTGTGCAG GTTCACTGTATCAGCACCGAGTTCACGCTGCGGAAGAACGGGGGGGAGAAAGGCGTCCCCTTCCGCATCCAGATCGACACCTTCGGGGCGGGGGGCAAGGGGGACCCCCCCGAGCACCTCCACTCCGCCAGCTGCCTCGTCAAAGTGTTCAAG CCCAAAGGGGCTGACAGGAAGCAGAAGACGGACCGGGAGAAGGTGGAGAAGCAGCCGGCGCTGGAGCGGGAGAAATTCCAGCCGGCCTACGAGAGCACGGTGCTGGCGGAG TGCACCCCGTGGCCAGACgtgctgggtgccccccccagcccccccagcaccccggggctgCCGTCTCCTCACACCTTCAAGCTGCTGAGCCCCGAGAG GGTGTGTGTGTCACCCGCCTGCGCTGCCGAGAGCCCCGCGGAGAGTCCTGGCGAG GCGCTGAGCCCCTGCGCATCCCCCCTGGAGACGCAGCAGTGGCTGCACAAACGCCGCTTCTCTGCCTACGCCCGGGTCTTCGCCAACTTCGCAG GCGCTGACCTGCTGAAGCTCTCCCGCAGGGACCTGATCCAGATCTGCGGAGCCCCCGACGGCATCCGCCTCTGCAACGCGCTGACGGGCAG GTGCCTGCGGCCTCGACTGACCCTCTACGTGTCGCGGGAACCCGCCGGTGGGGCTGAGGGCGCAGGGGAGGGATGCTCAG ggctgtaCCAGGAGTTGCACCTGGAGGAGCTGACGGTGGCCGAGCTGAGCGGGAAACTGGccgagctgctggggctgcccgtGGCCCAAATCCTGCGGGTGTCCCGGCAGGGCCCCTCCGGCATCCACATCCTCGTCAGCGACGC GGTGCCCCTCGCTGCAGCGGGACGGGGGCCCAGGCTCCAGGATGGGACACGCAGCCCCAACCTggccccccctcccctcgccccgtGGCCCCGCAGATGA